Sequence from the Ictalurus furcatus strain D&B chromosome 25, Billie_1.0, whole genome shotgun sequence genome:
CAACTGTTGGCAGATTAGCGAGCCTCGAcacatccttgctcttgaaggactaggctgttttttggaggctccttatatactatgattaggcgattgcctcacctgtttcacatcaccttcttatttcaacttgtcacatcactattagtcctaaattgcccctgtcccaagtTTTTTAGAACGTGTTGCATAcataaatttcaaaataaacatttaccttaaaaaacaaaactctgcagttgattaggtaaaacatcaaataccttctctttatacattttttgtttaaatacaaatcaaagtaAATTGACAAAACattcctctgtttttttttattaccatttCCCATGCTTATGAATTAACAAATCATTGCATGGTATCGTGATACTACTTGGTATATTATCGTGAaatatgtttatggtattgtGACAATAatttatatgtataattttctgcaaaaagcacgaaaactctgcaaattgcaccgtaaattaaatttttggaaaacatttacTGGTCACTTTATTACACCTACCTGCATTGTTAGTACATAATTAATCCTGGTCCGGCCTCCTGGTGCTCAGTTTCTGCCCACAGGACTGCTGTTGCCTGGCTGGATTGAGCTTGTGCTCTTTTATCAACACAGCAGTAACATCAAAGACAAATGAATAGCAACTGATGGACTACTTTCAATAATTACAAACTTAAATGTTATGTGATAACAACTTACCTGTTTGCACAAAGACCTTGCACCAGGTGATGGGTATTGATTTTAGACGTTACGTGATATCCAAGTGTTCTGTCATTGTTTTATCTTACCTCAGtcatactgtttgtttttttatgtgtttcCGTTCAATAGGATGCCTAGCAAACAAAGTCTGGCTCTCTGGTGAAAGAATCAGACTGCCCTTTACAGGATTGACTGTGGCTTTAATATTGCTTACACCATGAAGGGTGAAGGAACTGAACTGACATTGGAAAAGGAGAGATTGCCAGGAAATGCTTGTCTAGTCTCCACTCCACACTCAATGTCTGTGGTTTTGAAGCCTGGCGAAATTGATGAGTGTTGCATCAACCAGGCAAACCAGCGAGTTACCTTGTCCCCTATTACACTTACTCAAAGCTCTACCCAGGAAAGTCACACAAGCCGGGACATTAAAGCTACTCTGGAGAATGAGTCGGTTTGGAGTCGGTTTCACAGCTTGGGCACAGAGATGATCCTCACAAAGCAAGGCCGGCGCATGTTCCCTTGCTGTCGCTTTAGACTGAGTGGATTAGATCCACAAAGGAAGTACTTTCTGGTTATGGAAATCATGTCTTTAGATGATTTTACCCACAAATGGAATGGAAAGACATGGGAGCCTGTTGCAGTGGATGAGCCACATGTGCGGGGACAGATTTGTGTTCACCCAGAGTCCCCAGCCCTGGGCCAACAGTGGATGGATAGCCCTGTGTCCTTTTACAAGGTGAAGCTAAGCAATGACTCCTTGGACCAAGAGGGCTGCGTGCTTTTGCGTCCAATGCACCGCTACCTACCGCGACTGCATATTGTTCCTGTGGATCCAGATTCAGAAAGGACTATTGCACTTGATGGTCCAAATGTTAAGATATTCAGCTTCCCCCAAACAGAGTTTTATGCAGTCACCAGCTACCAGAACCCTCAGATCACTCAGCTTAAAATTGACTGTAACCCTTTTGCAATGGCCTTCAGAGAAGACACCCCGAGCATTCGTCTGCTGCAAGACAAACTCAGGCTCTGCTCTTCTGCTGGTACACACTTCCGATCTCCTCTTCTAAGTTTGGCCCAGAATCTAAGTGGAAAACAGAAAGAGGGTGCAGTAAAGAACAAAACCCCAACCTGCATTCCAGACAACAGGTAGTTgagggttttttatttagttatttatatttaatatttattaaataactcATTAATTTGGGACTGTATTTTGAAACCTGATTTGggaattccttttttttggggtgggggtgggggattTGAGCTCTTAGCtgaaaattataattaaattattatgtaCAGGTAGGACTTTTAGATTAAACAGTTGCCTTtgacatttgaatattttttttctgtcctttcAGAAGGAAGGTTGTTTATCCAGGATCAGCATCTCTTAAAGAAGGAGAGGGGATCTTTACTAAAATGAGAATTGCCAATTTCAGTTGCCCAACTAATATGGCTTTGTGCCAAGAGAATACTGATAACAGTGAGAATGATGGAGGAAATGAAGCTGTTGTGAATAAATGTCCTCTGGAACCTGTGCTGGATGAGCATGTAGCACCTTTGGATTTTGAACCAAGTGTAACTGAGTCTTTAGAAGAACCCTTGCCGAGCACTGATGAACCAGTTCCTCAGTTAAGCAGCACTGAAAATCCGAGATCTTCTGAGGCTTCTAAGGATGCTGAATCTCAAATAATCTGCACAAACAGTGACTCGCCTACGAAATCATCCATGGCTACTCCGAGTCCTCAGACTCAGGGGGAAATACAGTCTGGTGCTGTTTCCCTGCCCAGACCACCTTTCCTTGACGGTAGTCAAGTACACGAGTGCAAACCAGGCCATCTGATTAGACATAGATGTAATCGAAGGAGCAGGAAAGCTAAATCTAAAAGGTGGTCTAATGCAAAGTATGCAAAACCCCCTCCTGCGGTTGTGCCGCTTAATGTTCCTTTGCAACCAGACCTTGAAGATGTGGAGGGAATGTTGTTTGTATCTTTTGTCGCAAAGGTATCATTTTCTGATACGTTTTCTGATCTTTGAATTAAAGTGCTTTGTGACTTATTTGGAACCAAGTGAATATATTTATCATGTTTTTCTCTATAATGGCTTGAGGTGACAATTTCTTTGTTTCTTATTCCAAAGGAAGCCTTAAATATTCCTGTTGAAAACATAAAAGAAAGTGAAACATCTGTGCCTCCACCATCTCCAACACATGACCAGTCAGATAATCATGATGCTGAAGGTAATGAAGAAATGCGCAGACTTTTTGAGTTTTTGCCTTAAATCTTGTTCATTACAACGATAAGTAGTCTGGTGAGATTATTCCTAGGAACTCTTCAAATGTAATCCACACAACACATAGCAAGTCTGTGTTTCTTCTACGTTACTATAGATGTCAGTCTTTCTATGGAGGAAAGGATCGCCACATTGGAGAACATTTTACTCCTTCATCTAAAACAGCAAAAGTACAGACAGGTCATTCACCCACGCCTTCAAGACGGTGTGTTGAGAATGTGTGTCTATTATTAAGAGTTGACCTATGGGTCGATGTGCTAAAAGTGaagattgtttattttattatgtttacagTTGGCATGAAGTTGAGCCTTTTGGATCCAAAGTTACCTATAGACTTGCAGTACCTTGGTGTGCACTTGCCCCATCCCCCACCTATTCACGAGGGTTCGGATAAAATGAATCCCACGAGCCTGTCGTCTTCTCCTGGTGTGTAAAATATTAGTTTGCACTGTCAATTGTTAATGCGTGTTCCTGCAGGGTGAGTGGCTCTTTAGAGATGAACATTTAGAAAAGTATCGTTGTAGTACGGTACTTGAAGGCATGTCAGAACGAGTAACGGATTACTCACTATTTTCAATAAACAAATGGATGACTATTCCGCACCGATTTAATAACTGAAACATAATGCATCCTTATTAGGCTAAGTGGCAAACCATGTAAGGGATTATATAATTTCAGTAAACAAGCAAGTATATTTGAATCAGTATAATAAACAAGCTTTGTCACATCAAGTGTATTTAAGTGTATTAAGTGTGTTTATTTGGATACCGTTTCCTGCATCAAGTTATACAAGGACACTCGTCTCAGTAGACATGCATTAGGTAAAGGGTAGCATATGGGATGTAAACATTCAGATGGAGTTGGCAATCTTGAGCAGTAAATTTTGTTCTAATGGCTCTAGACAGCTTGTCACAAGACTTCTGTGGAGGAGACAGTTGTGCAAAACTTTGCTGTTTTTTGACACCATCTAACAAAGTTTAGTCTGAACattctctctatttttattatgattacAACGTTGGTACATTTTGCCAACACGTTTATTAGGAAGAAAAGATACAGGccatttttcccccctaatGTCGACCAAAAAGAAATCAGTTTGCGAATCACAGACGTTAATTTACTGATCCATTATGTGGATTATATAATTAGTAACATGTAATTACTACAGTTTATTCCTCTGGTGCAGATAAGAGTTATGTCCAAACTGTCCAAATtagctacagtgccctccactaatattgacacccttgataaatatgagcaaagaagactgtgaaagaTTCTTTGCTAATACATAcctagggtgccaatattattggagggcactgtatttgcACAAGATACAGAGAAAAGTTACAATGCTTATTCTTGTTTAGATGCAGCTGGATTTTTTGTGTCACGGACTGGGAAGACTAATGATCCCACAAAGATAAAAGGGTGGAGAGAGAAATTTAAGACCAACACAGTACAGAATGCACCTGAAGGTAAGGACTTGCTATATGAACAAGTGTTTCAACACCAGTATGTCTCTGGTCAGGTGAACAGTTTTGATTTAGAAATGTTCTGTTTTTTGAATAGGCCTGAAAAACAGTTCagcattctgtagtgaaatgctGGATGCATATCTTGAAAACGAGGCCCAGCAGATCAGCGATCGTGTTGCTGTGTTTTCCAAATGCTCTGCGTCGCCGGTATCATACCAGCTACCTTCGAAGAGCAGCAGTTATGTAGTTACCCTGGATAGTTTACTCAAGACTAGATCTATTTCATCAAGCAAGGTCTGCAGTAAACCGACGGACAAAATCCAGCCCATATCTTCACCTAGAAGATCTCCAAGCTCTGCTGTACCTTTGTCTCCAGCAGGATTTCAAACTAGGTTTCAAAGAAACCgagagaaaaggagaacatTTGCACATCCGTTTCAATCGCATCGACATGCAGTTCAAGCCAGCAGATCCATGAGCTTTGTTTCTAGACGTGGACTGAAGAAACAACCTGGCAAGTCTCAACTGAGATGGATCCCTGTAAAAGTAAAAGATCAGATGATGCTtgaagagatggagaaagaggcGATCTTTCATGGTAAAGTTCGTACACACATCACTACTATGAGAGCAAAATTTGCTCTTACTTCTCTGCTTAATTTCCAGGTAAGCTTTCCTGAGAACCATATGTGGCAATAATTGCTACTAAATCTATGCTTCATCAGTACATGTGAACGAATTCTGTCCTAAGCTGTCAGTCATAATCTTTTCAGAAATCGGGTAAAAGGCCTGGGTTCCCCATGCACCATAAAGCTGCAAATGCATGTTCTGAGGATTTCTGTCGTTTGGGCTGCATGTGTGATAGCTTGGACAGGGAAATCCGAGGGCCTACACACTGTAGGAGAGTTGAGTGCATGTTTGACTGCAACTGTTTCAAGCACAAAGTTCTTCTGCTCCACCCTCCAAAAGAGGCAGCAAGTGTTCTGCGGGGCAGGAAGAGATCAGTACTGGCTTTTCGTAAGTCCTCTTGTATTCCCTAGTAAATTCATACTTGTGACCAATACGAATGACTGGTGATTATCGATACATTTAGTGAACACTCGGTAGTGTTAATAAGTTGGTTAAAGCTGGATGGagtgtaagatttttttttttttagaaatgggGAGAAATGTAGTGAGAGTCTAGAAACCAAGAAGTCAAGCTACACACGGAGTTGATGGTAGTGAACAAGCTATTTGCATTTGGAAAAGAGCATAGCACAACCCACTCTGTAAAGTGTTCTTCCACCCCTTACTTGCAGTACCATATTTTAACCAGTGAGGGTTTAAATACCTGAAAGTATCTAACAACCTTTTACCTAAAATTGTAATCCTTTTTCTCCCAAGTGAAAATGAATAACCTGAATCACTTTATTCCCAAAAGCTATAGCAGACCCAGAGAGGGAACCCAGACCACCACCTGCACCCACTATCACAACCTTATGGAAAAGGGCTACAGGAGAACATGACCCTGAGCCATTATTTGTTCCTGCGCCTCTGATTTCTTCTAAAAACCTGTCTCGTTTGCATACCAGTCTTACCCATTCCACTAGTCAGGTGAGTAATAACTCTGGTTAATGATTTCAGTTTATTTGTGTCCTACTAAAAAAAAGTAGAGACGTTATGGGACACACACATGAATTGTGTTGGATATGTTCAAATGAACTGTAGCAAGTCCGTAGTTTAAATGCGCGTATTTTTCCCGCATGATTTCCTGTTTAACTTGGTCCACCGTGCTTTGTTTTAGGTGCCGGAGGAAGATAAAGATCCCGTGTATCTGTATTTTGAGAGTATGATGACATGTGCTCGTGTGAGAGAGTACAACAGTAATCCACCACCTCAGATACACATGTTCCCTACCAAAAAAGAAATGACAGGACCCGAACAGCTTGTAAGTATTATGGAGAGTGATCAAAGGTGTTTTtgaaaagcacattttaaattTCCTTTTAGTGATTCCCAGTAACTCTTTAAGTGACGGTGTGCTTTTTCTTCTCTAGAATGAAGTAGCTGAAGCAGGTGAACCACCTTCTTCTCAAAAAACACCAGGTTGGCATCtgcagtcttgaatttcatcaTATTGTACCCTTATACAAAATATAAGATATAAATTACCCATGACAATTTGTGGAAATCCCATTTATTTTGGCAACATGATTCCAGATGTTAAAAAGATGTGATGGATGATGTCACCAATGGTAGATATACTCAGTGGTAGACACAGAAATATACATTCATTGAcagctttattaggaacaccaagCTTATACTGAGGAGTAATGTGCATTTCATGTCTTGTTTAATGAAATGCATTAAACAAGCTTTAGTGGTTGCTATTTAAACTGTCTACAGTTACCTGGTAAGTGGCTTATTAACCATTAAGAGTCACATGTTTTACCAGTGAAACTCAGAAAGATCAGATTATCTTTGTCATAGTCTTTCATAGTCTCTGTTTAATGTTGAGTTTATtatgaaaacacaaaaacatcataACTGTAGTCTTGGCTTTTCGTTGTGCTCATATGTAAGTAATGAgtattataaaatgtgttaattagATTAAAATACACCTTGTGTAGCTTTTTACAGTACTAGGTGTAGATCATGATTATCTTAGTGGTGCTGCAGTTACTCTGAATCTGCTTCTCATGTCTTTCActgttacaaaaataaataaatcaataggTAGAACTACTTACCATTACTGCACGTAAACTACTACACTagaatagtgtgtgtatatataatggtAAAAATTCTAAGAAGTGGAAGTTTTTCTTATACTCGGGCACAAAGAGGCTGCAGTGAACAGGAAAGAAGTCACTTTAGTCTCTATGAtttgggataaaaaaaaaaaaaaaaggttcttttgGCTTCTGTAAATTCACCACCGAAGCTATAGATAACAGAAAAATGAGTTGACAGGCTTTAAAGTGATCCTCAGGGGGCATTTCCCATATTTGTGGCATTTTACTTAATTTCCTTACATTTTGTCCTTACTTAGAAACAAATCCCACAGAGACTCTGATAAAGCCAAGTGAGCCTCAGCCCACTAAAATGCTGGAAATCCTGTCTGAGTGCAACTGGGAGCCTCATCGGAATTTGGTGCTGAGCGCACTGTTCCGGCGCATGAACCGCAACCTCCTCTCTGAACCTTTCTGCTTTGGCATGTACAAAATACAGCTACTTTCTACTACCACCAAACGAGTAAACCGGTCCTCTACAGTTACTTACAAAGTGTGCATCTCCCGGGCGGATGAAAAAGAGATGACCGAAGACTTGCTGCCGCCAGTGAAGAAGTCCTCGAGAAACCAAAGTTTAAAAGGTTTTGTGACCAAACTTCCGAAAACCGATGAAACACAACCTCAGAAAGGTAACGACGCTTCTGACAATATAGAAAACATTTTGGTCAACATAGAgcatctgttttatttaattacagtatctcacaaaagtgagtacacccctcacatttttgtaaatatttgattatatcttttcatgtgacaacactgaagaaatgacactgctacaatgtaaagtagtgagtgtacagcttatgtaacagtgtaaatttgctgtcccctcaaaataactcaacacacagccattaatgtctacaaccgctggcaacaaaagtgagtacacccctaagtgaaaatgtccaaattgggccccaattagccattttccctccccggtgtcacgtgacttgttagtgttacaaggtctcaggtgtgaatggggagcaggtgtgttaaatttggtgtcatcgctctcacactccctcaaagaactctctgaggatctgtaaaaaagaattgttgctctacataaagatggcctaggctataagaagatttccaagacctgacactgagctgcagcatggtagCCAAGACCATAtggtggtttaacaggacaggttccactcagaacaggcctcgccatggtcgaccaaagaagttgtgtgcacgtgctcagcgtcatatccagagattgtctttgggaaatagacatatgagtgctgctagcattgctgcagaggttgagggggtggggggtcattctgtcagtgctcagaccatatgccgcacactgcatcaaattggtctgcatggctgtcgtcccagacgTCTAGGGGTATGATTCTCGCTTGGAGTGCGAGAGGTCccgggttcaaatcccagatgAGCCCCCAATTCTGTTACGCCCCGGTCTAGGTCGGGCcacaacatacaataaaataaaaaaaaaagataagggttggcgagaccaagattgcgttttgctttgctttattCTCCAAACGGAGCaccttttatatatacacaatggtTTACTCTTCAGAAGccggccaggccaaaataataaacaaaattcccctctaactttaccaaagaaaactaactaacctacaagaaaagaaaacaaaaatacaccatcttccctcactccctagctaacccaaaaacaggagaaaagaagaatccaCACAAATGGCACCAACTTCCTACTAACCACTCTTAACCGTACACTATTTACAGTGGTGACTATTAGTGGGTTAATTAacaaaaattgtgtgtgtgtatatgtgtgtgtatatgtgtgtgtgtgtgtgtgtgtgtgtgtgtgtatatatatatatatatatatatatatatatatatatatatatatatatatatatatatatatatgtatatatatatatatatatgtatgtgtatgtgtgtgtgtgtgtgtgtgtatttgtattgaATTGTAAAggggcagagcataaacaaagtcaaatcagGCATAGGGTCATACACAGGCAAAAAGCACTTCTCTCTACACACAAAGCAATGGCAATAATCTGccctgggatggagactgacgaggcttaagtacacttccAGAAACGTGCAGGCAACCAATCCTGTCGCACAAGGCCGGAGCAGGCGTGGGCAAGACGTGATCATCCTTTAGCAAGCCGGAACGTGCCGTGTGCAGTGGGTGGGGcctagagaagggggaggagacaaaagaaaacccAGCCCACCACCGACATAGACACGCAAATGGCACAtagaacaaacagaaatacGTTGGATAACGTAACAgactcttctaaagatgatgcacaagaaagcccgcaaacagtttgctgaagacaagcagactaaggacatggattactggaaccatgtcctgtggtctgatgagaccaagataaacttatttggttcagatggtgtcaagcgtgtgtggcagcaaccaggtgaggagtacaaagacaagtgtgtcttgcctacagtcaagcatggtggtgggagtgtcatggtctggggctgcatgagtgctgccggcactggggagttACAGTTCATTTTGGGAactatgaatgccaacatgtactttgACATACTGAAGTTGAGccgtatgcagtattccagcataataacgacccaaaacacaacTCCAAGATGACccctgccttgctaaagaagctgagggtgacggtgatggactggccaagcatgtctccagacttaaaccctattgagcatctgtgcggcatcctcaaacggaaagTGGagaagcacaaggtctctaacatccaccatctccgtgatgtcatcatggaggagtggaagaggactccactggcaacctgtgaagctctggtgaactccatgcccaagagggttaaggcagtgctggaaaataatggtggccacacaaaatattggcactttgggcccaatttggacattttcacttgggggtgtactcacttttgttgccagcggtttagacattaatggctgtgtgttgagttatatTGAGGGGttagcaaatttacactgttacacaagctgtacactcactacttttacattgtagcaaagtgtcatttcttcagtgttgtcacatgaaaaggtataatcaaatatttacaaaaatgtgaagggtgtactcacttttgtgagatactgcacATAAGAATACCATTTTGAACTTGTGTGACTTCCTGTAAATGATGTCGACGCTGTTTTACGTCTTGCGCAGCAACCGCTGACACTGACTCTGTGCAAAAGAGTAGTGGCTTGgtggaaaagaaacaaaaaaagcgACCCAGTAAGAGACTGTTAAGGGCTTGGCCCTTCTTCACGCATGCTGCTCCTGTTGGTTGTCTCAAGGCAGATAAAAAGAAACCAGGAAGCCATACTCAAGGTCAAATTAAGGTAAATTGTCTTAACAACATTGAGACACTTGACGGAAAATTGACGGTGcctttcccttttcttttttgctgattAAATTATGTCTAAATGATGTCTTCTATGTCTGAATTGCAGGTAAATGGCAAAACATACACTCAAGCAAAACTCCTGCTGGGCCAACTGGGAGCATTACATCCAGTGAATCGCGTTGCAGCTTTCATCACTGGCAGGCTACTGTCTGCACTTCGAGATCAACCTAAAATTGAATATATTATTACCAGAGCTTGTCCTCCCAAAGTGGCAAATGTTTCAAATCAAACTCCTTCAAGTCTTGCTGCAGCCAGACCTCCTTTAGCCGGTGCGCCCGAACCGAGCACCGCTTCCAAAGACAGAAGATCAAACATAAGTCCCTCGAATGCCCTTTCA
This genomic interval carries:
- the magl gene encoding uncharacterized protein magl isoform X3 — translated: MKGEGTELTLEKERLPGNACLVSTPHSMSVVLKPGEIDECCINQANQRVTLSPITLTQSSTQESHTSRDIKATLENESVWSRFHSLGTEMILTKQGRRMFPCCRFRLSGLDPQRKYFLVMEIMSLDDFTHKWNGKTWEPVAVDEPHVRGQICVHPESPALGQQWMDSPVSFYKVKLSNDSLDQEGCVLLRPMHRYLPRLHIVPVDPDSERTIALDGPNVKIFSFPQTEFYAVTSYQNPQITQLKIDCNPFAMAFREDTPSIRLLQDKLRLCSSAGTHFRSPLLSLAQNLSGKQKEGAVKNKTPTCIPDNRRKVVYPGSASLKEGEGIFTKMRIANFSCPTNMALCQENTDNSENDGGNEAVVNKCPLEPVLDEHVAPLDFEPSVTESLEEPLPSTDEPVPQLSSTENPRSSEASKDAESQIICTNSDSPTKSSMATPSPQTQGEIQSGAVSLPRPPFLDGSQVHECKPGHLIRHRCNRRSRKAKSKRWSNAKYAKPPPAVVPLNVPLQPDLEDVEGMLFVSFVAKEALNIPVENIKESETSVPPPSPTHDQSDNHDAEDVSLSMEERIATLENILLLHLKQQKYRQVIHPRLQDVGMKLSLLDPKLPIDLQYLGVHLPHPPPIHEGSDKMNPTSLSSSPDAAGFFVSRTGKTNDPTKIKGWREKFKTNTVQNAPEGLKNSSAFCSEMLDAYLENEAQQISDRVAVFSKCSASPVSYQLPSKSSSYVVTLDSLLKTRSISSSKVCSKPTDKIQPISSPRRSPSSAVPLSPAGFQTRFQRNREKRRTFAHPFQSHRHAVQASRSMSFVSRRGLKKQPGKSQLRWIPVKVKDQMMLEEMEKEAIFHGKVRTHITTMRAKFALTSLLNFQKSGKRPGFPMHHKAANACSEDFCRLGCMCDSLDREIRGPTHCRRVECMFDCNCFKHKVLLLHPPKEAASVLRGRKRSVLAFPIADPEREPRPPPAPTITTLWKRATGEHDPEPLFVPAPLISSKNLSRLHTSLTHSTSQVPEEDKDPVYLYFESMMTCARVREYNSNPPPQIHMFPTKKEMTGPEQLNEVAEAGEPPSSQKTPETNPTETLIKPSEPQPTKMLEILSECNWEPHRNLVLSALFRRMNRNLLSEPFCFGMYKIQLLSTTTKRVNRSSTVTYKVCISRADEKEMTEDLLPPVKKSSRNQSLKGFVTKLPKTDETQPQKATADTDSVQKSSGLVEKKQKKRPSKRLLRAWPFFTHAAPVGCLKADKKKPGSHTQGQIKVNGKTYTQAKLLLGQLGALHPVNRVAAFITGRLLSALRDQPKIEYIITRACPPKVANVSNQTPSSLAAARPPLAGAPEPSTASKDRRSNISPSNALSKHVGPDLCKSPTVPDGTRFLLVSLTPSNSAAVPSAETVTSSTLPPGQQVVLQAAPGMQGSNFLCQYNGQMIQLQPISPGPLVQPPPGSAIEGATSKVMQTAYNTSLPADTRSLQKPLNSTPLTTLLPKPFPVIAPKVFSLSAKSGMNIANGMPAFHLQSSFPGKTGTFSFRICPPNSEGKPVGSEHGDKPLEPSVDSPSTLVLPGGFTLIKLVHPAVPAVPANVTSAASHPAEIPRNDENLKKSLLQSCSPSLEQNSQVSDSITKPLPSETSNCNSVQGATAGLSQSNHGFPSEGVIKDESVEHFSESVNTVSPGKYDWVPEGAEIVHKSDVIDSEPNEADDWPPNGAERILWIDSADEEETEDLNKELNKNSDVAAGSQAAEEASESTTGTVKADFSSSNECLYEDKLHFNVKQTPKTPHVHENGLPPEEDACSESSHAHEHLKSSMPNNDPGKICDPFVNEAISNTANISPIEPPRISFGSPNIREQVMVQENCPLVLIKSEPYDKPTETDLVGNEPDIKNQGLLPENSTVRISKIESYNSQAGENTLLDKFLIREQRLGSANNYGVSIKTESCSDSPRTDSSFMDDVAKEHIGSENILPPINKEEPNTHQTVSGFSSDPSKQGLGSENISQILNYKEFCNYPAKPNTTASLHAEDSRENIDVASNASCALLNSQTPVMNSPPTAHLLNTASLCQKTGLKNVSPFSHNVHKSSPELSDDFGNLSDNCTKTFKRNKQDLREGKDEAEHRSNRLKTAVGELCDEEITVDVVNLSAEEDQSDEFDRDEDSSSDYGEEDSNSDEEESSNNSTSDTETTDDCADISNEDDVDVESFEDNDGKWIIDMIKDETRHKLNAKRAAKLRKKVKHLASIIGTAGSVPMQELEKRLNHTEKERVRRDEMRQYFVALKKALNVDERVRLCRHDILNQARLMIRALEDRSHCLEEKKKALFQRRSAFLNKIVELSEKTELGDKASSGENHEQQKQFGSQNILQTSVPGPVVNLRRLDSEGNRLPPRLGRWKAPNYIRKRSKKALRQPSEKRSLPKIVLQSFGKTDAVKLKYDIRTSLPNSTEVSNSTELLKDGNLDLQDQNKGMEKCDAARVSNGMEKTLVSEHSNNESLTPSSAVTESGFQNDTAAVVKGRKRRGKSDVVIEEALSNPDVLQPMQLRKRSPAVNGGATRGGSTNKRRRII